A window of Massilia sp. NR 4-1 genomic DNA:
TAGCGCAGCACCTTGCCGCGCGCGGCGGCGCCCAGCAAGCCTTTGCCGGCCGGGTGGCCGATGGCCAGCAGCAGCCGCGCGCCGCTCAATTCCAGCTCGCGGTCGAGGAAAGGACGGCAAGCCGCCACCTCGTCGGCGCTCGGCGCCCGCTCGCCGCCATCGGCGGCGGACGGGCGGCATTTCACCAGGGTGCCGATGTAAGCGCCTTCGGCCGTGCTCAGATCGACGGCTTTCAGCATATTGTCCAGCAGCGTGCCCGCTTCGGCGCTGAGCGGGCCGGCATGGCCGCCGGCGGCGGCATCGGCTTCGTCGGCAGCGCTGGGCGCGGCGGCCAGCACCAGCCATTGCGCATGCAGGTCGCCACGTCCCGGAACGGCAGCCTTGCGGCTATGGCATAGCTCGCAGCGCGTGCAGGATTTGACGGCGGCTTGCAACTGCGGCCAATCCATGGCGGCGATGGCGGCATCGGAGACGGGACCGGCTGCCGGCGCCGCGGCGGCCGGCGCCGGCGCTGGCGCTGGCATGGGCGCATCGTCGAACCAGGCCGTCGAGTCGTCCAGCGGCGGTGCTGGCGGACGCGGTGCGGCCGGGCGCTGCGCCGCGGGCTGGGAGGGGGATGCCGGTGCGCGGAGCGGCGCTGGGGCCGCCGCCGCTCGGGCCGGGGCTGGCGTTGGCGCATCGTCAAACCAGGCGGTCGAGTCATCCGGCGCTGCAGCGGAGGGCGTCGCGGCGGACGGCACGGCCACAGGCGATGCCGGCGGCACGGCGGGAGCGGCCGCTTGCGGCGCGGATGGCTCAGGCGCAGCCTGCACGGCTTCCATGGCATGCGGCATACCGGCTGGCGTCCCGGCCAGCACTTCTGCATCCACCACCTCGGCATCCAGCGCCTCGTCCTGCAGCGCATCGGCGTGCTGGCGCAGCTTCCAGTGCGGAGCGATCCCCATCTCCGCCAGGAAGACCGCGCTGCGTTGTGAGGTCTGACTCATAATTCGAACCGCATGACGATTGCGTCCTCGCGTTGCTGGTTGGCCGCCGGGTAGTAACCCTTGCGCCGCCCGATTTCAATGAAGCCATAGCGCCGGTAGATATCCAGCGCCCGCTCGTTCGAGGGACGCACTTCCAACAGCATCGATTCCATGCCCAGCCCGCGCGCACAAGCCACGGACTGGTTCAGCAGAAAGCGGCCCAATCCCTTGCCCTGCCAGCGCGCCGCCACGGCCACGTTCAGCAAATGGGCTTCGTCCACCACGCCCATGATCAGGAAATAGCCCAGCAGCTCGCGCGAAGCGTCGCGCAATACCCAGGCCTGATAAG
This region includes:
- the rimI gene encoding ribosomal protein S18-alanine N-acetyltransferase; translation: MTQQWDLARLIYEPMQDSDLDEVVAIEQLVYPHPWSRTNFADSLNQAYQAWVLRDASRELLGYFLIMGVVDEAHLLNVAVAARWQGKGLGRFLLNQSVACARGLGMESMLLEVRPSNERALDIYRRYGFIEIGRRKGYYPAANQQREDAIVMRFEL
- a CDS encoding uracil-DNA glycosylase family protein; amino-acid sequence: MSQTSQRSAVFLAEMGIAPHWKLRQHADALQDEALDAEVVDAEVLAGTPAGMPHAMEAVQAAPEPSAPQAAAPAVPPASPVAVPSAATPSAAAPDDSTAWFDDAPTPAPARAAAAPAPLRAPASPSQPAAQRPAAPRPPAPPLDDSTAWFDDAPMPAPAPAPAAAAPAAGPVSDAAIAAMDWPQLQAAVKSCTRCELCHSRKAAVPGRGDLHAQWLVLAAAPSAADEADAAAGGHAGPLSAEAGTLLDNMLKAVDLSTAEGAYIGTLVKCRPSAADGGERAPSADEVAACRPFLDRELELSGARLLLAIGHPAGKGLLGAAARGKVLRYDGRPTVATYHPADLLRRPEDKGKAWADLCLARSAHAGRL